From Streptomyces sp. SAI-135:
CACTCTTCGCAAGCTGCGGAACATGTCGCTGCTTCCTCTCGAAGGGAGCAGGCCCGGAACCAATGGGAGCGCTCCCATCAGCCTGCACCTCCCATGGAAGTCAGGTCACATGAACACGTCAAGACTCGGGACGCTACCTGCTCAGCTTCTGGAACCTCCGTACCGCCAGCGGCAGGAAGATCGCCGTGAGCACCACCGGCCACACCCCGGCCATCAGCAGCGCGTGCTGCTCGACCCAGGACTCCCCGCCGCCGACCGGGGTTCCGAACAGCTCCCGGGTCGCCGCCGCCGTGGAGGAGATCGGGTTCCACGCGGCCACCGCGCCCAGCCAGTCGGGCATGAGCTGGGGCGCCACGAAGATGCTGGAGATCATCGTCAGCGGGAACGCGACCGCGAACAGACCCCCCGCCGCCTCCGGGTTGGGCACCATCAGACCCAGCCACACCCCGATCCAGATCAGCGCGAACCGCAGCCACAGCAGCAGCCCGAAGGCGGCGAGGAAGCCGAGCCCGCCGTCCGGCCGCCAGCCCATCGCCACCGCCGTGAGCATCATGATGGCCAACTCGGCGCAGGCGACCAGCAGATCGGTCACCCCGCGGCCCGCGACCACCGCGGAGGAGGCCATCGGCATCGAGCGGAACCGGTCGATCACCCCCTTCGTGGCGTCGTACACCACCAGGGTCGCGGTGTTGATGAAGCCGAAGGCCATGGTCATCACGAACATGCCCGGCATCAGGAAGTCCTTGTAGTCCCCGCCGCCGGGCACCTGCATGGCGCTGCCGAAGACATAGCCGTAGAGCAGGACGGAGAGGATCGGGAAGCCCAGCTGCCAGGCGATGTTGACGGGTTGGCGCTGGTAGTGGGTGAGTCCGCGGCGAACGATGTTCCACACGTCGGCGAGAACCCAGTAGGTGCGGCCGCGGGTGGTCTCCAGGGTGCTCATGCGGCCGTCTCCTCGGTCTCGGTGCGGTGTCCGGTCAGGCGCAGGAAGACGTCGTCGAGGCTCGGCCTGCGCAGTCCGATGTCCTCGACCCGCACGCCCTCGTCCTGGAGGGTGCGGGCCACCTCGGTGAGGGCGGAGACCCGGTCGAGGACGGGGGCGTGCACCCGCAACTCGCCTTCCTCCGCCTCGGGTTCGCCGTCCGAGACCCGGGCGACGACCTTCACCACGCGCGCGATGTCGGTCCGCTCGGCGACCACGACCTCGACACGGTCGCCGCCGACCCGGTCCTTCAGCCCGTCAGGGGTGTCGTCGGCGATGGCCCGGCCCTGGTCGATGACGGTGATGCGGGAGGCCAGCCGGTCGGCCTCCTCCAGGTACTGGGTGGTCAGCAGCACGGTGGTGCCGCTCGCCACCAACGCCCTTACGGAGTCCCAGACTTCGCCCCGGCTGCGGGGGTCGAGGCCGGTCGTCGGCTCGTCGAGGAAGAGCACGGCGGGCGCGAGGATCATCGAGGCGGCGAGGTCGAGGCGGCGCCGCATGCCGCCGCTGTACTTGCCCACGCCCCTGTCGGCGGCGTCGGTGAGGTCGAACTGCTCCAGGAGCTCGCCGGCCCGCCGCTTGGCCCGCTTGCCGCCGAGGTGGAACAGCCGGCCGAACATCTCCAGGTTCTGCCGGCCGGTGAGGACCTCGTCCACGGCGGCGTACTGCCCGGTGAGGCCGATCCTGGACCGCACCTCGCGCGGGTGCCGGACCACGTCGAGCCCGGCCACGGCGGCCCGGCCGCCGTCCAGCCGGATCAGCGTGGACAGGATGCGGACGGCGGTGGTCTTGCCCGCGCCGTTCGGCCCGAGCAGGCCGTGCACGGTGCCCTCGCGGACGGCGAGGTCGAAGCCGTCGAGGGCGCGCTTGTCGCCGTACCGCTTCTCCAGTCCCTCGGCGTGGACGGCGTATCCGTCGTCGGTGGTCATGGTTCCCCCTTCTCTCCTTAACTGAGTACACCGTACCCGATTGCGCGTACGCTGTACTCAATTTTTCGCCGGAACTAAGCTGCGCCCATGACGAGCAGCGGGGACACCAGTGGCAG
This genomic window contains:
- a CDS encoding ATP-binding cassette domain-containing protein translates to MTTDDGYAVHAEGLEKRYGDKRALDGFDLAVREGTVHGLLGPNGAGKTTAVRILSTLIRLDGGRAAVAGLDVVRHPREVRSRIGLTGQYAAVDEVLTGRQNLEMFGRLFHLGGKRAKRRAGELLEQFDLTDAADRGVGKYSGGMRRRLDLAASMILAPAVLFLDEPTTGLDPRSRGEVWDSVRALVASGTTVLLTTQYLEEADRLASRITVIDQGRAIADDTPDGLKDRVGGDRVEVVVAERTDIARVVKVVARVSDGEPEAEEGELRVHAPVLDRVSALTEVARTLQDEGVRVEDIGLRRPSLDDVFLRLTGHRTETEETAA
- a CDS encoding ABC transporter permease, whose amino-acid sequence is MSTLETTRGRTYWVLADVWNIVRRGLTHYQRQPVNIAWQLGFPILSVLLYGYVFGSAMQVPGGGDYKDFLMPGMFVMTMAFGFINTATLVVYDATKGVIDRFRSMPMASSAVVAGRGVTDLLVACAELAIMMLTAVAMGWRPDGGLGFLAAFGLLLWLRFALIWIGVWLGLMVPNPEAAGGLFAVAFPLTMISSIFVAPQLMPDWLGAVAAWNPISSTAAATRELFGTPVGGGESWVEQHALLMAGVWPVVLTAIFLPLAVRRFQKLSR